In Streptomyces sp. NBC_00414, a single window of DNA contains:
- a CDS encoding alpha-glucoside ABC transporter substrate-binding protein has translation MTCHVTRLRARPLRALRVLLAGCLLALVPGCGSDDPDPLVVLGPWTGAEGEAFEAALQRLDDGTGRTYTYEGTRSLRETLVSQLEADTPPDVAVLNSIGELTEYARRDKLKPLTSPTRERAFSPWSPEILVDGSSRTYWVPLKVDLKSLVWSKEGTPSDDPTWCVGLASQATSGWPGTDWIEDILLHQAGPTRYEEWATSRLSWRDPDVVRAWTTWAELLDGRSDASVERSLTTSYEGTSGPAGPRGLLNSPGFECTHEHQSAFIRYVYAGDDIRVEPSARFLRGRAEYRDTFEVAGDMAAVFSDDPAAQELVERLSSPAGRERWRAEADPAVRPLFPNTTGLPPSDPANATEQEIDGLLNSTARALCFDASDVMPPELRDAFHKAVLAFFRDPAKKHLASLLRQLDAVRVQVDEDSDDGRSFRPPENICAGPAG, from the coding sequence ATGACCTGCCACGTGACCCGCCTCAGGGCCCGTCCCCTGCGTGCCCTGCGTGTCCTGCTCGCCGGGTGTCTGCTCGCCCTGGTCCCCGGCTGCGGCTCGGACGACCCCGACCCCCTCGTCGTCCTGGGGCCGTGGACCGGAGCGGAGGGCGAGGCCTTCGAGGCCGCGCTCCAGCGGCTCGACGACGGGACCGGCAGGACCTACACCTACGAGGGCACCCGCTCACTGCGCGAGACCCTCGTCTCACAACTTGAGGCGGACACCCCGCCGGACGTCGCGGTCCTCAACAGCATCGGCGAACTCACCGAGTACGCCCGCCGCGACAAACTGAAGCCGCTCACCTCGCCGACCCGCGAACGCGCCTTCTCCCCGTGGTCGCCGGAAATCCTGGTGGACGGCAGCAGCCGCACCTACTGGGTCCCGCTGAAGGTCGACCTGAAAAGCCTGGTGTGGAGCAAGGAGGGCACGCCGAGCGACGATCCGACCTGGTGCGTGGGGCTCGCCTCGCAGGCCACCTCGGGGTGGCCCGGCACGGACTGGATCGAGGACATCCTGCTCCACCAGGCGGGCCCCACCCGTTACGAGGAATGGGCGACGAGTAGGCTCAGCTGGCGGGATCCGGACGTCGTACGGGCGTGGACGACCTGGGCGGAACTGCTCGACGGCCGCTCCGACGCCTCCGTGGAACGGTCCCTGACCACGTCGTACGAGGGCACGTCCGGACCGGCCGGGCCCCGGGGACTGCTGAACTCCCCCGGCTTCGAGTGCACCCACGAACACCAGAGCGCCTTCATCCGTTACGTGTACGCGGGCGACGACATCCGGGTGGAGCCCTCGGCCCGGTTCCTGCGCGGGCGGGCCGAGTACCGCGACACGTTCGAGGTCGCCGGTGACATGGCCGCCGTCTTCAGCGACGACCCGGCGGCCCAGGAGCTGGTGGAGCGGCTGTCGAGCCCGGCCGGGCGGGAGCGGTGGCGGGCCGAGGCGGACCCGGCGGTGCGCCCGCTGTTCCCGAACACGACGGGGCTGCCGCCCTCGGATCCCGCGAACGCCACCGAGCAGGAGATCGACGGCCTGCTCAACTCGACGGCCCGCGCGCTGTGCTTCGACGCCTCGGACGTGATGCCGCCCGAGCTGCGTGACGCCTTCCACAAAGCGGTGCTCGCGTTCTTCCGCGATCCCGCGAAGAAGCATCTCGCCTCGCTGCTGCGGCAGTTGGATGCCGTGCGGGTCCAGGTGGACGAGGACTCGGACGACGGCCGCTCGTTCCGGCCGCCCGAGAACATCTGCGCCGGCCCCGCCGGCTGA
- a CDS encoding tetratricopeptide repeat protein produces the protein MEGAAGSGATGELPESSASFGPLVVASPILRAAHVVLPEESPDPVLLPSITLLDRAASHGGDPGGLPLPSGRLLAGQYRLIRPLGYGGMGEVYLALDTKVDDREVAIKILNPQQAAASAGALAQERRALVDLSHGDIIRVFNYGHHPEVGDFLVLQYVDGLTLEEVRARVQVNPDEFGGGRFHEFVLAYGVRILAALGHLHADRPGKVYGDLKPDNVMHDGTSTKIIDVGSVRSAGLPGHTTEGFRAPTVGPDGQSTGQDDLFSLGETLRRLSGLGRCPDDLAELGRLDMISPPTGESEPPGGAEILHTPGAPAMTAPAPRGLGLVSLARVLHRATRGERAERFATALEMEEQLRGVFRELRSLRTGLETFEPSPLFFQSPYALDAALGSAPPVTRWAAPDAPAPYAPPSPAEVAMRLPVPRPDPHDLHHAELSRLADAAPEALLQHTGDWRDSPEVLLLRCRLRLRSAGGGTTAAERELRSTESLIGAERAPHDWRLGWHRGLLALGQDRAGAARRHFDEVFAAIPGEYAPKLALGYCAERLGRWQEALTFYEAVRLRNPSLGSAAFGAARARLALGGEQVWDDAVRALDAVPQHSRHRTAARTAAVRVGVEHVRTAERPDAVAERLREVLARLARLFHAHGLTDEQARVRMTAEVWEAVRGALVRDAIDAAGLAELAAGADARLGLPSDEPGLRRELSRLYLTLAHQAARSAATEDGAVAETLLDRAYAVRPLAFRHHRDSPWLGKRVTTWLRTIAHTPSQGKTVRAARE, from the coding sequence ATGGAGGGGGCAGCGGGCAGCGGGGCGACCGGTGAACTGCCGGAGTCCAGTGCGTCGTTCGGCCCGCTCGTGGTCGCGTCGCCGATCCTGCGGGCCGCGCACGTCGTCCTGCCCGAGGAGAGCCCCGACCCGGTCCTGCTGCCGTCGATCACCCTGTTGGACCGGGCCGCGTCCCACGGCGGCGACCCGGGAGGACTGCCGCTGCCCTCGGGGCGGCTGCTCGCGGGCCAGTACCGGCTGATCCGGCCGCTGGGCTACGGCGGCATGGGCGAGGTCTACCTCGCGCTCGACACCAAGGTCGACGACCGCGAGGTCGCCATCAAGATCCTCAACCCGCAGCAGGCGGCGGCATCGGCGGGTGCCCTGGCCCAGGAGCGGCGGGCCCTGGTCGACCTCAGCCACGGCGACATCATCCGTGTCTTCAACTACGGGCACCATCCGGAGGTCGGCGACTTCCTCGTCCTGCAGTACGTGGACGGCCTCACGCTCGAAGAGGTGCGGGCGCGGGTCCAGGTGAACCCGGACGAGTTCGGCGGCGGCCGCTTCCACGAGTTCGTACTCGCCTACGGGGTACGGATCCTGGCCGCGCTGGGGCATCTGCACGCCGACCGGCCCGGCAAGGTCTACGGCGACCTCAAGCCGGACAACGTGATGCACGACGGCACCTCCACGAAGATCATCGATGTGGGGAGCGTCCGCTCGGCCGGGCTGCCCGGCCACACCACGGAGGGTTTCCGGGCCCCGACCGTCGGCCCGGACGGCCAGTCCACCGGCCAGGACGACCTGTTCAGCCTCGGGGAGACCCTGCGGCGGCTGAGCGGACTGGGCCGCTGCCCCGACGACCTGGCGGAGCTGGGCCGCCTGGACATGATCAGCCCGCCGACCGGCGAGTCGGAGCCACCGGGCGGGGCCGAAATCCTTCACACTCCCGGGGCACCCGCCATGACGGCACCCGCGCCCCGCGGACTCGGACTGGTGTCGCTCGCCCGGGTACTGCACCGCGCCACCCGCGGCGAACGGGCCGAACGGTTCGCCACCGCGCTGGAGATGGAGGAGCAACTACGCGGCGTCTTCCGGGAGTTGCGGTCGCTGCGGACCGGATTGGAGACCTTCGAGCCGTCACCGCTCTTCTTCCAGTCGCCGTACGCGCTCGACGCGGCCCTCGGTTCGGCGCCGCCCGTCACCCGGTGGGCGGCACCGGACGCGCCCGCCCCGTACGCGCCGCCCTCGCCGGCCGAGGTCGCCATGCGGCTGCCCGTCCCGCGGCCCGATCCGCACGACCTGCATCACGCCGAGCTGAGCAGGCTGGCCGACGCCGCCCCCGAGGCGCTGCTGCAGCACACCGGGGACTGGCGGGACTCGCCGGAGGTTCTGCTGCTGCGCTGCCGTCTGCGACTGCGCAGCGCAGGGGGCGGGACCACGGCCGCCGAACGCGAACTGCGGTCCACCGAGAGCTTGATCGGCGCCGAGCGCGCCCCCCACGACTGGCGCCTCGGCTGGCACCGCGGGCTGCTCGCGCTCGGACAGGACCGGGCCGGGGCGGCACGGCGCCACTTCGACGAGGTGTTCGCGGCGATCCCGGGCGAGTACGCGCCGAAGCTGGCCCTCGGCTACTGCGCCGAGCGGCTCGGCCGCTGGCAGGAGGCGCTGACGTTCTACGAGGCGGTGCGGCTGCGCAACCCGTCGCTCGGCAGTGCGGCGTTCGGTGCGGCACGGGCGCGGCTCGCGCTGGGCGGGGAGCAGGTGTGGGACGACGCCGTACGGGCCCTGGACGCGGTGCCGCAGCACTCACGGCACCGGACCGCCGCGCGGACGGCGGCCGTACGCGTCGGCGTCGAGCATGTGCGCACCGCCGAGCGCCCGGACGCGGTGGCCGAGCGGCTGCGCGAGGTACTGGCCAGACTGGCCCGCCTGTTCCACGCGCACGGACTCACGGACGAACAGGCCCGGGTCCGTATGACCGCGGAGGTCTGGGAAGCGGTACGGGGCGCTCTCGTGCGGGATGCGATCGACGCGGCGGGGCTGGCCGAGCTCGCCGCGGGCGCCGACGCGCGGCTGGGACTCCCGTCCGACGAGCCCGGTCTGCGCCGAGAGCTCTCGCGTCTGTATCTCACCCTCGCGCACCAGGCCGCCCGGTCCGCCGCCACCGAGGACGGGGCCGTCGCCGAGACCCTGCTGGACCGTGCCTACGCGGTCCGACCGCTCGCCTTCCGGCACCACCGGGACAGCCCCTGGCTCGGGAAGAGAGTGACGACCTGGCTGCGGACGATCGCCCATACGCCCTCACAGGGAAAGACCGTCCGGGCGGCCCGCGAGTGA
- a CDS encoding cupin domain-containing protein → MMEIKAVEKPDERRDFPHGHLEAVHLTGLDFAVATFEPGWRWSESVAPIAGTESCLVHHNGYVVRGRMRIRMDDGAEGEVGPGDVFVCPPGHDAWVVGDEPAVVFDFAGGMAQEYAKATD, encoded by the coding sequence ATGATGGAGATCAAGGCGGTCGAGAAGCCGGACGAACGGCGGGACTTCCCGCACGGTCACCTGGAAGCCGTTCATCTCACCGGGCTCGACTTCGCCGTGGCGACGTTCGAGCCGGGCTGGCGCTGGTCCGAGTCCGTGGCACCGATCGCGGGCACCGAGAGCTGCCTGGTCCATCACAACGGGTACGTGGTCCGGGGCCGTATGCGGATACGGATGGACGACGGCGCCGAGGGCGAGGTCGGCCCCGGAGACGTCTTCGTCTGCCCGCCCGGCCATGACGCCTGGGTCGTGGGGGACGAACCCGCCGTGGTGTTCGACTTCGCCGGAGGCATGGCACAGGAGTACGCGAAGGCGACCGACTGA
- a CDS encoding metallophosphoesterase family protein: MSDSSRDTAAGAGWGTSERGAYKHLMPQQVEKLSWVNPKTLWPARNGTLASLFGDPTGHTRGRWVEQRTAAGAPADKVVRHPAPDRFSFMVIGDTGEGDDPQYAVVPGFLKAGRGTEFAVLASDVIYPVGAADDYGPKFFRPYQDYQAPIYAIPGNHDWYEDLDGFMRVFCDAPPLAPPAPPRRLSAAWWRTLLWHKPRAPDEQRLAEARRLRSAPAQQAVQPGPYWAVDAGPVRIIGIDTGLLGTVDAEQGRWLREVSKGDTPKILVTGSPLYVDAEHHPCSIEGGGTVDEIVRDPDHHYVAAIGGDIHNYQRYPVAVDGRTIQYVVAGGGGAFMHATHTMPRISVAGVTEEDFRCYPLRGDSLAFYSRLYGRRLRMRRFFTLTEDQATAVVSERLGVPPTRARVRATRVTPRTRVVASLLGAGSRPDRTSRLRLPVRKVHSRLFSPGSATYSPPFFKCFLRLDVTPESVRLRCFSATGNLPQEVDPPVEDEVTIPLV; this comes from the coding sequence ATGTCTGACTCTTCACGCGACACCGCGGCCGGCGCCGGTTGGGGCACATCGGAACGCGGTGCCTACAAGCACCTGATGCCCCAGCAGGTCGAGAAACTGTCCTGGGTCAATCCCAAGACCCTGTGGCCGGCCCGGAACGGCACGCTGGCCTCACTGTTCGGGGACCCGACGGGCCACACCCGCGGCCGCTGGGTGGAGCAGCGGACGGCGGCCGGGGCACCGGCCGACAAAGTGGTCCGGCACCCCGCGCCGGACCGCTTCTCCTTCATGGTCATCGGAGACACCGGCGAAGGGGACGACCCCCAGTACGCCGTCGTCCCCGGGTTCCTGAAGGCCGGTCGGGGCACGGAGTTCGCCGTGCTCGCCAGTGACGTGATCTACCCGGTCGGCGCCGCCGACGACTACGGCCCGAAGTTCTTCCGCCCCTACCAGGACTATCAGGCGCCGATATACGCCATACCCGGCAACCACGACTGGTACGAGGACCTGGACGGCTTCATGCGTGTCTTCTGTGACGCGCCGCCCCTCGCGCCACCGGCCCCGCCCCGCCGACTGTCGGCCGCCTGGTGGCGGACACTGCTGTGGCACAAGCCGAGGGCGCCCGACGAACAACGCCTCGCCGAGGCGCGGCGGTTGCGCTCGGCGCCCGCCCAACAGGCCGTGCAGCCGGGCCCGTACTGGGCCGTCGACGCGGGCCCGGTGCGGATCATAGGCATCGACACCGGCCTGCTCGGAACCGTCGACGCCGAGCAGGGCCGATGGCTGCGCGAGGTCTCCAAGGGGGACACCCCCAAGATCCTCGTCACCGGCTCCCCGCTGTACGTGGACGCCGAGCACCACCCCTGCTCCATCGAGGGCGGCGGAACGGTCGACGAGATCGTGCGCGATCCCGACCACCACTACGTGGCCGCGATAGGCGGCGACATCCACAACTACCAGCGCTACCCGGTGGCCGTGGACGGCCGCACCATCCAGTACGTGGTGGCCGGCGGCGGCGGGGCCTTCATGCACGCCACCCACACCATGCCGCGGATCTCCGTCGCAGGTGTCACCGAGGAAGACTTCCGCTGCTATCCGCTGCGCGGCGACTCCCTGGCCTTCTACAGCAGGCTCTACGGACGCCGGCTGCGCATGCGGCGGTTCTTCACGCTCACCGAGGACCAGGCGACCGCCGTCGTGTCCGAGCGCCTCGGCGTCCCCCCGACCCGCGCCCGGGTGCGGGCCACCCGGGTCACCCCGCGCACCCGCGTGGTCGCGAGCCTGCTGGGTGCCGGCAGTCGCCCCGACCGCACGTCACGTCTGCGGCTGCCGGTGCGCAAGGTCCACAGCCGGCTCTTCTCGCCCGGTTCGGCGACGTACAGTCCGCCGTTCTTCAAGTGCTTCCTGCGCCTGGACGTCACCCCGGAGTCCGTCCGGCTGCGCTGCTTCTCCGCGACGGGGAACCTGCCGCAGGAAGTCGATCCGCCCGTGGAGGACGAGGTGACCATCCCGCTGGTGTGA
- a CDS encoding cytochrome P450 family protein, with protein MRIDRSKLSLDQPVSWLDPNRGTHEEAAEWLRFGPMVPVALPDDVRSWAAMSAAAAQTVLDAHPDLSSDPRHWGAYTRGEIPAGWPLLNLIVGESMLNADGADHRRLRRLVSHAFTPRRIDALAPRIGDITRELLSGLESGGPEAVTDLKENFAYPLPLLIICELFGLTDPDQQHRLRGHFRTMLSVEVSGAERQEAAVGQREVLARLVADRRAAPLGDLTSALIEALDDEDGRLSEKELIDTLEIILLAGHETTVNSLTSTVHALLTHPDQLTALLDGELDWSAAVEAGLHWNSPLRNLFMRYALRDTDLHGVTVRRGEPIVVGLAAANREQRGTVPARFDIRDSRHYERQLAFGAGPHYCLGAPLARLESAIGLSQLFTRFPAMRLAVPESELVPVISTAVNGLAALPVVLRPASA; from the coding sequence ATGCGCATCGACCGTTCGAAGCTGTCGCTCGACCAGCCCGTGTCCTGGCTCGATCCGAACCGCGGGACCCACGAGGAAGCAGCCGAGTGGCTGCGGTTCGGCCCCATGGTGCCGGTGGCGCTGCCGGACGACGTCCGTTCCTGGGCGGCCATGTCGGCCGCGGCGGCCCAGACGGTACTGGACGCACACCCCGACCTCTCCAGCGATCCGCGGCACTGGGGTGCGTACACACGCGGGGAGATACCCGCCGGGTGGCCGCTGCTCAACCTGATCGTCGGGGAGTCGATGCTCAACGCGGACGGGGCCGACCACCGCAGGCTTCGCCGCCTGGTGAGCCACGCCTTCACTCCCCGGCGTATCGACGCGCTCGCGCCCCGGATCGGTGACATCACCCGGGAGTTGCTGAGCGGTCTGGAGTCCGGGGGGCCGGAAGCGGTGACCGATCTCAAGGAGAATTTCGCCTATCCGCTCCCGCTGTTGATCATCTGCGAGCTGTTCGGTCTCACCGATCCCGATCAGCAGCACCGATTACGTGGTCACTTCCGGACCATGCTGAGTGTCGAGGTGAGTGGCGCCGAGCGACAGGAGGCCGCGGTCGGGCAGCGCGAGGTGCTGGCACGTCTGGTCGCCGACCGTCGTGCGGCCCCGCTCGGCGATCTGACCAGCGCGCTGATCGAGGCGTTGGACGACGAGGACGGCAGGCTGTCGGAGAAGGAGCTGATCGACACCCTGGAGATCATCCTGCTGGCCGGCCACGAGACCACGGTCAACTCTCTGACCAGCACCGTCCACGCCCTGCTCACCCACCCCGACCAACTCACCGCGCTTCTCGACGGCGAACTCGACTGGTCGGCCGCCGTGGAAGCGGGCCTGCACTGGAACTCGCCGCTGCGCAACCTGTTCATGCGCTACGCGCTGCGGGACACCGACCTGCACGGAGTGACCGTGCGCCGCGGCGAGCCGATCGTCGTCGGTCTGGCCGCCGCCAACCGCGAACAGCGCGGAACGGTCCCGGCGCGCTTCGACATCCGCGACTCCCGCCACTACGAACGCCAGCTCGCCTTCGGTGCGGGCCCGCACTACTGCCTCGGCGCCCCCCTGGCCCGCCTGGAGAGCGCGATCGGGCTCTCCCAGCTCTTCACCCGCTTCCCCGCCATGCGGCTGGCCGTGCCCGAGTCGGAACTGGTGCCCGTGATCTCCACGGCGGTGAACGGCCTCGCCGCCCTCCCGGTCGTCCTCCGGCCGGCATCCGCCTGA
- a CDS encoding RidA family protein: protein MTPIAVNPGALPTPRGYSHGTLAGNTLHLGGQTALDADMKIVPGGIVEQFRQAFGNVLTTLREVGGEPRDLVSVTIYLTDIPDYQAHGKEIGTVWRELAGPVYPAMAGIGCTALWQPEAMIEILGVAVIPEERLIRP from the coding sequence GTGACTCCCATCGCCGTGAACCCGGGAGCCCTGCCGACACCCCGCGGCTACTCGCACGGAACGCTCGCGGGGAACACGCTCCACCTGGGCGGACAGACCGCTCTCGACGCCGACATGAAGATCGTGCCGGGCGGAATCGTCGAGCAGTTCCGCCAGGCGTTCGGCAATGTCCTGACGACACTGCGCGAGGTGGGCGGCGAGCCGCGGGACCTGGTCAGCGTGACGATCTACCTGACCGACATCCCCGACTACCAGGCGCACGGCAAGGAGATCGGCACGGTGTGGCGCGAGCTCGCCGGGCCCGTCTATCCGGCGATGGCCGGCATCGGCTGTACGGCCCTGTGGCAGCCCGAGGCGATGATCGAGATCCTGGGCGTGGCGGTGATCCCGGAGGAACGGCTGATCCGGCCGTAA
- a CDS encoding cupin domain-containing protein — translation MEPDLSKYRLEGDASMYRLPSGIVAPVVTRAGSESGNTADSGGAVRISGVSIQHTPATKLWFGKVSNDPGYRSVTHHHGEAETGGYVLSGRARIYFGEKFEDYVDMSEGDWVFVPPFMPHIECNLSRTDPLTWMTTRTPENIVVNLTDVADADLRDWLDR, via the coding sequence ATGGAGCCCGACCTCAGCAAGTACCGCCTGGAGGGTGACGCCTCGATGTACCGGCTGCCCAGCGGGATCGTGGCTCCCGTGGTGACGCGCGCCGGATCGGAGAGCGGGAACACCGCCGACTCCGGCGGGGCCGTCCGGATCTCGGGCGTCAGCATCCAGCACACACCCGCCACCAAACTGTGGTTCGGCAAGGTCAGCAACGACCCCGGCTACCGCTCGGTCACCCATCACCACGGCGAGGCCGAGACCGGCGGCTACGTCCTGTCGGGGCGGGCCCGCATCTACTTCGGCGAGAAGTTCGAGGACTACGTCGACATGTCGGAGGGCGACTGGGTCTTCGTCCCGCCGTTCATGCCGCACATCGAGTGCAACCTCTCCCGCACCGATCCCCTGACCTGGATGACCACCCGGACGCCGGAGAACATCGTCGTCAACCTCACCGACGTGGCCGACGCCGACCTGCGCGACTGGCTCGACCGATGA
- a CDS encoding acyl-CoA thioesterase: MTPGPGPTTGGTPPTSAFFTEAVTLTPTPPEHFDLAFTAVTQPCPWPKAYGGDLVAAAAAAAMRSVTDAKTLHSMHSYFLRPADIGAQVRYEVEVLRDGRGYSTRQVRGYQNGKPLYVCLANFAAGEPGGTFHAEFAEVVPDPEDLPGSAAYLEERSGGSMTEESKAYWSTGRSFDMRHLPGPVYLTVEGKRLPQQAVWVRPFDTLRTVEGLTDAQRDLAALAYVCDYTILEPVLRVLDLAWADPGLVTASLDHAMWFHRPGPVGDWLLYVQEAVAADAGRGVGTGRFFTRDHRHLATVVQEGMIRPA; this comes from the coding sequence ATGACGCCGGGACCCGGTCCGACAACGGGCGGGACACCGCCGACCTCCGCGTTCTTCACCGAGGCCGTCACGCTGACGCCCACCCCGCCGGAGCACTTCGACCTCGCCTTCACCGCCGTCACCCAGCCCTGCCCCTGGCCCAAGGCGTACGGCGGCGACCTGGTCGCGGCGGCAGCGGCGGCGGCCATGCGGTCGGTGACCGACGCCAAGACGCTGCACTCGATGCACAGTTACTTCCTGCGCCCCGCCGACATCGGCGCACAGGTGCGCTACGAGGTCGAGGTGCTGCGCGACGGCCGCGGCTACAGCACCCGGCAGGTACGCGGCTACCAGAACGGCAAACCGCTCTACGTCTGCCTGGCCAACTTCGCGGCGGGGGAGCCCGGCGGGACCTTCCACGCGGAGTTCGCGGAGGTCGTCCCCGACCCGGAAGACCTCCCCGGCTCGGCCGCGTACCTCGAAGAGCGCAGCGGCGGCTCGATGACCGAGGAGTCCAAGGCCTACTGGTCCACCGGCCGCAGCTTCGACATGCGGCATCTGCCCGGCCCGGTCTACCTCACCGTCGAGGGCAAACGGCTGCCCCAACAGGCGGTCTGGGTAAGGCCGTTCGACACGCTGCGCACCGTCGAGGGACTGACCGACGCCCAGCGGGACCTGGCCGCGCTGGCCTACGTCTGCGACTACACGATCCTCGAACCCGTCCTGCGCGTACTCGACCTGGCCTGGGCCGACCCCGGACTCGTCACCGCCAGCCTCGACCACGCCATGTGGTTCCACCGCCCAGGACCGGTCGGCGACTGGCTCCTCTACGTCCAGGAAGCGGTCGCCGCCGACGCGGGCCGCGGAGTGGGCACCGGCCGCTTCTTCACCCGCGACCACCGTCACCTGGCCACCGTCGTCCAGGAGGGAATGATCCGCCCCGCCTGA
- a CDS encoding AMP-binding protein — protein MTLPPPLPPIRPRSPAPSAYEDTFARDHLPPAHLWPAIEFGTPELRHPERLNAATELIDRTASTFGADRPALRTPAGETWTYGELRKRANQVAQVLTEDLGLVPGGRVLLRSPNTPWTVASWLGVLKAGGVVVTVMAALRAREIAPVAERTLPALALVDHRCAEDVHTVRDTVLPSLKVVEFGGTGPGDLVARASAKSGEFTAVDTAADDVALLAPTSGSTGTPKITMHFHRDILSIDDTFGRHVLRLLPDDLVACSAPFAFTFGLGMLVVFPLRAGACALLTEAVTPPGMAELVQQQGVTVLATAPTAYKAILREGREQQLAGLRVGVSAGEHIPVGTWEQLRDRIGLRVVDGIGATELLHIFISAAGDDIRPGATGKPVPGFRATILGPDGTELGPGEPGRLGVIGPVGCRYLDDERQKDYVVSGWNVTGDVFHRDEDGYFHYHARGDNMIVSSGYNIGGPEVEAAIDTHPDVLECAVVGRSDPERGEVVCAFVVLRPGVTGDAAKAREIQDHVKQVIAPYKYPRDVRFRESLPRNASGKLQRFALRAAVEGTTAEDEQATTAAGEH, from the coding sequence TTGACTCTTCCGCCACCGCTCCCACCGATCCGACCTCGGTCACCGGCTCCCTCGGCGTACGAGGACACCTTCGCCCGGGACCACCTCCCACCCGCGCACCTGTGGCCCGCCATCGAGTTCGGCACGCCCGAACTGCGCCACCCGGAACGGCTCAACGCGGCCACCGAACTCATCGACCGCACCGCGTCGACGTTCGGGGCCGACCGCCCGGCGCTGCGCACACCGGCCGGGGAGACCTGGACCTACGGGGAACTGAGGAAGCGGGCCAACCAGGTGGCCCAGGTGCTGACCGAGGACCTCGGCCTGGTCCCGGGCGGGCGGGTCCTGCTGCGCTCACCCAACACCCCATGGACCGTCGCGAGTTGGCTCGGCGTGCTCAAGGCCGGGGGCGTCGTCGTCACCGTCATGGCCGCGCTGCGCGCCCGGGAGATCGCCCCGGTCGCCGAACGGACCCTGCCCGCCCTCGCCCTGGTCGACCACCGGTGCGCCGAGGACGTCCACACCGTCCGTGACACCGTGCTGCCGTCGCTGAAGGTCGTCGAGTTCGGCGGCACCGGACCGGGCGACCTCGTGGCGCGCGCCTCGGCGAAGTCAGGTGAGTTCACCGCCGTGGACACCGCCGCCGACGACGTGGCACTCCTCGCGCCGACGTCCGGCAGCACCGGCACCCCGAAGATCACCATGCACTTCCACCGGGACATCCTGTCCATCGACGACACCTTCGGCCGCCATGTGCTGCGACTGCTCCCGGACGACCTGGTCGCCTGCAGCGCCCCCTTCGCCTTCACCTTCGGCCTCGGCATGCTCGTCGTCTTCCCGCTGCGGGCCGGCGCCTGCGCACTGCTCACCGAGGCCGTGACCCCGCCGGGCATGGCGGAACTCGTCCAGCAGCAGGGCGTCACCGTGCTCGCGACGGCGCCCACCGCCTACAAGGCGATCCTGCGCGAGGGGCGCGAACAGCAGCTAGCCGGACTGCGCGTCGGCGTCTCGGCCGGCGAACACATCCCCGTGGGCACCTGGGAGCAACTGCGCGACAGGATCGGACTGCGCGTCGTCGACGGGATCGGCGCCACCGAACTGCTGCACATCTTCATCTCGGCGGCCGGCGACGACATCCGGCCCGGCGCCACCGGAAAACCCGTGCCCGGCTTCCGCGCCACGATCCTCGGCCCCGACGGTACGGAACTCGGTCCCGGCGAGCCGGGCAGGCTGGGCGTCATCGGCCCGGTCGGCTGCCGCTACCTCGACGACGAACGCCAGAAGGACTACGTCGTGAGCGGCTGGAACGTCACAGGTGACGTCTTCCACCGCGACGAGGACGGCTACTTCCACTACCACGCCCGCGGCGACAACATGATCGTCTCCTCGGGCTACAACATCGGCGGGCCCGAGGTCGAGGCCGCCATAGACACCCACCCCGACGTCCTGGAATGCGCCGTCGTCGGCCGGAGCGACCCCGAACGCGGCGAAGTCGTCTGCGCCTTCGTCGTCCTGCGGCCCGGCGTGACCGGTGACGCCGCCAAGGCCAGGGAGATCCAGGACCACGTCAAACAGGTCATCGCGCCCTACAAGTACCCACGTGACGTGCGGTTCCGCGAGTCCCTGCCGCGCAACGCCAGCGGCAAACTGCAGCGTTTCGCGCTCCGCGCGGCCGTCGAGGGCACAACCGCCGAGGACGAGCAGGCCACCACGGCCGCCGGTGAGCACTGA